One window from the genome of Rubinisphaera margarita encodes:
- a CDS encoding PPC domain-containing protein has translation MRAFSRVIIRSAFVVLISGGAASADPWIESVKPRLVGRGTTSEIVISKWRHEAQELIFYPAQTMDAAEGNDSAKGIRCVGTEFDAEKDRLLCRLEVADDCQPGEYPFRVLTAVGLSSMGTVHVGPFPVIDEDEAKANTNDTVETALPVEPNVTVRGTLSNSAADDVDCFRVTGKAGQRLSIEVDMVKMGDDLRWNPVPEGYDSVVTVLDSSGKRIARNDDSSLNRQDPLLSVKLPADGDYTIVLQRSMFIPEAREYAIHIGQFFRPLVAFPLGGPSGEPLQVQLLGDSLGSVKQTVVLPQSAGTYPHFGDAPLPLSLRSSPFPNAMEAADEAETKVTALPVAINGILSEPDQTDRFRIKVKKGEPLQVRVWASALGSPVDPVIKLRPVDAAGGEGAIELEADDATLHERDIFGGHGDFPDKFDPSVVWTPKQDGEYLLDLSDSRVFGGATHVYRIEIAPPTNTMHIGLSWEDYKPERPRKTSLSIPQGGRWTVRLSLYPGQGSQFEGPLDLDIQGLPPGVRMLSPQLPSFQSAWPMTFIAEQDAPLTASLVRVTARSAEGSEPFATVNQQNLQRVSYSHYPWRNIRVDRFAMGVSEPAGFALELEAPEQPLMRGSEMTIPVKIDRQPGCDEPLEIQCEFAPSGVGVSPAEIIPAGETTAYLTLSAAANARLGSSPLYVMATTTQARGGKENSRVRGDSILGSERVRVSSAVIDIKVADPFVSLASEPQSVRRGNRIAYRWAIKQLRPFEGQASVHMLGLPVGLTAVGEAPTIDRTSTEVAVDLEASDEALLGLVGDLQCDVKFSVEGEEIHLRTGSGKLRIDPRLEK, from the coding sequence ATGCGTGCGTTTAGCCGGGTGATCATCCGATCTGCATTTGTTGTTCTCATTTCGGGTGGGGCTGCATCGGCGGATCCGTGGATCGAAAGCGTAAAGCCGCGACTCGTTGGTCGGGGAACCACGAGCGAGATCGTGATCTCAAAATGGCGGCATGAGGCGCAGGAGTTGATCTTCTATCCAGCGCAGACGATGGATGCCGCCGAGGGGAACGACTCGGCGAAAGGCATTCGTTGCGTGGGGACGGAGTTTGACGCGGAGAAGGATCGCCTCCTCTGTCGGCTGGAAGTTGCCGACGATTGCCAGCCGGGCGAGTATCCTTTCCGCGTACTGACCGCCGTGGGACTCTCCTCGATGGGCACGGTTCATGTCGGTCCCTTTCCCGTGATCGATGAGGACGAAGCCAAAGCCAATACGAACGACACCGTGGAAACGGCGCTGCCGGTCGAACCGAATGTCACTGTCCGTGGCACGCTTTCGAATAGTGCGGCCGATGACGTCGACTGTTTTCGCGTGACGGGCAAAGCGGGCCAGCGACTCTCTATTGAAGTCGACATGGTCAAGATGGGCGACGATCTGCGATGGAACCCCGTGCCTGAAGGCTACGATTCTGTTGTCACCGTTCTGGATTCCTCCGGGAAGCGAATCGCGCGGAACGATGATTCTTCATTGAACCGGCAGGATCCGCTTCTGTCGGTGAAGCTGCCCGCTGACGGCGATTACACGATCGTTCTGCAGCGGTCGATGTTTATTCCGGAGGCGCGAGAGTACGCGATCCACATCGGTCAGTTTTTTCGACCGCTGGTGGCCTTTCCCCTCGGCGGGCCGTCGGGTGAACCGCTGCAGGTTCAATTGCTGGGCGATTCTCTGGGCTCCGTGAAACAGACCGTTGTTCTGCCGCAATCGGCCGGCACCTATCCGCACTTCGGCGACGCCCCATTACCACTCTCGCTTCGTTCCAGTCCGTTTCCGAATGCGATGGAAGCGGCGGACGAAGCCGAGACGAAGGTCACCGCGTTACCGGTCGCCATCAATGGCATCTTGTCGGAGCCGGATCAAACGGATCGGTTTCGGATCAAAGTGAAGAAGGGGGAACCGCTTCAGGTCCGCGTCTGGGCCAGCGCTCTCGGCTCGCCTGTTGATCCCGTCATCAAACTGCGTCCCGTTGATGCAGCGGGGGGAGAGGGAGCGATCGAACTGGAAGCCGACGATGCCACGCTGCACGAACGCGATATCTTCGGCGGACATGGTGACTTTCCCGACAAGTTTGATCCGTCGGTTGTGTGGACGCCGAAGCAGGACGGCGAGTACCTGCTCGATCTTTCTGATTCCCGCGTCTTCGGCGGTGCGACTCACGTCTATCGGATCGAGATTGCCCCCCCCACGAACACGATGCATATCGGCCTGTCCTGGGAAGATTACAAACCGGAGCGCCCGCGGAAGACCTCCCTTTCAATTCCCCAGGGTGGACGCTGGACCGTCCGGCTGTCGCTGTATCCCGGTCAGGGAAGCCAGTTCGAAGGCCCGCTCGATCTCGATATCCAGGGGTTACCGCCGGGCGTGCGGATGCTTTCGCCCCAGCTCCCGTCGTTTCAGTCGGCCTGGCCGATGACGTTCATCGCCGAGCAGGACGCGCCTCTGACTGCGTCACTGGTTCGCGTCACCGCTCGATCAGCGGAGGGGAGCGAACCGTTCGCCACCGTCAATCAGCAGAACCTTCAACGGGTGTCATATTCGCACTACCCGTGGCGAAATATCCGTGTCGATCGGTTCGCGATGGGAGTGAGTGAACCGGCTGGCTTCGCGTTAGAACTCGAGGCTCCGGAGCAGCCCCTGATGCGAGGCTCCGAGATGACAATCCCGGTGAAGATCGATCGGCAACCGGGGTGCGATGAGCCACTTGAGATTCAGTGCGAGTTTGCTCCGTCTGGAGTTGGTGTTTCTCCGGCCGAAATTATCCCTGCGGGGGAAACCACCGCGTACCTGACCCTGTCCGCAGCGGCGAATGCCAGGCTCGGCAGCTCTCCGCTTTATGTCATGGCGACGACGACGCAGGCGCGAGGCGGGAAGGAGAACAGTCGAGTGAGAGGCGATTCGATTCTCGGCTCCGAGAGGGTACGGGTTTCGTCAGCCGTGATTGACATTAAGGTCGCCGATCCCTTCGTCTCACTGGCCAGCGAGCCCCAGAGTGTACGCCGGGGAAACAGAATTGCTTATCGCTGGGCCATCAAACAATTGCGGCCATTTGAAGGCCAGGCCAGCGTTCACATGCTGGGGCTGCCTGTCGGCCTGACAGCCGTCGGAGAGGCTCCTACGATCGACAGGACTTCGACCGAGGTGGCTGTGGATCTCGAAGCCAGTGACGAAGCTTTGCTCGGCCTGGTAGGGGATCTTCAGTGCGATGTGAAGTTCTCGGTCGAGGGCGAAGAAATTCATCTGCGTACCGGTTCGGGTAAGTTGCGGATCGACCCCCGCCTGGAGAAATGA